Proteins encoded within one genomic window of Ptiloglossa arizonensis isolate GNS036 chromosome 3, iyPtiAriz1_principal, whole genome shotgun sequence:
- the LOC143144465 gene encoding uncharacterized protein LOC143144465: protein MKYSPQQQQQKERKLESEVCSIDATPKRGARRHSTSTDCKTSSSLSARSTVCGTPSTGMFAWMRVFRLATMLHQVGC, encoded by the coding sequence ATGAAGTACTCgccgcagcagcaacagcagaaGGAACGGAAGTTGGAGAGCGAGGTTTGCTCGATCGACGCGACACCTAAACGGGGAGCGCGTCGTCACTCGACGTCAACGGATTGCAAGACCTCGTCGAGTCTATCGGCGAGGAGCACCGTCTGTGGTACACCGTCCACGGGGATGTTCGCTTGGATGCGCGTGTTCCGGTTGGCTACGATGCTACACCAGGTTGGCTGCTAG